Proteins from a single region of Streptomyces sp. Tu 3180:
- a CDS encoding VWA domain-containing protein has product MTHDMSSHTRPPQPGIRLHVDPVGDLRPHRSAKIEAHLRVDVAADGAPTELPAVQLAVIIAVDVAEPNRAAVRHALPTALRALPDRISFAVLGSGPEPVRCYPRGADEWAVADRDERRRAAFVAGSLPLHREGPRPAGYAAWVAGSRALLAGRPVSVRHLVLITDGSSSGGETRLEEELDACAGQFTCDVFAVGTNWAPDPLLALAERLHGTAEFVDEGLGHAITAAIQRLRRVHTPQLPIEVTVRPSVRQVSLSEKAPRPRRLGGLPRPGRPHCWSFPTYQWEQGRRDYLLTLVADSDADPLETELQFATVSVGDVHAPVLARWHLPGQSPPRARTGGDSVRDLTATGTMRSALRRGLVALREHRRDVAEYHLGLAARLAVQFGTDWVLEEIRAVAHIEDAAAGRVRLRSVDAHTLGPMILRAGSRPGGPPAEAVGARPGPRCGGCGAPAGSEARYCIACGEKLL; this is encoded by the coding sequence GTGACCCACGACATGAGCAGCCACACCCGGCCGCCGCAGCCGGGCATCCGACTGCACGTCGACCCCGTCGGCGATCTGCGCCCGCACCGCAGCGCGAAGATCGAGGCCCATCTGCGGGTCGACGTGGCCGCCGACGGCGCTCCCACCGAGCTGCCGGCGGTCCAGCTCGCCGTGATCATCGCGGTGGACGTCGCGGAACCCAACCGGGCGGCCGTCCGGCACGCCCTGCCGACGGCGCTGCGCGCGCTGCCCGACCGCATCTCCTTCGCCGTGCTCGGCAGCGGCCCCGAGCCGGTCCGGTGCTATCCGCGGGGCGCCGACGAGTGGGCCGTCGCCGACCGGGACGAGAGGCGCCGGGCCGCCTTCGTCGCGGGTTCGCTCCCGCTGCACCGGGAGGGGCCGCGTCCCGCCGGGTACGCCGCCTGGGTGGCCGGATCGCGCGCCCTGCTCGCCGGCCGTCCGGTGTCCGTGCGCCATCTGGTGCTGATCACCGACGGCAGCAGCTCCGGCGGCGAGACCCGCCTCGAGGAGGAACTGGACGCCTGCGCGGGGCAGTTCACCTGCGACGTGTTCGCCGTGGGCACGAACTGGGCTCCCGACCCCCTGCTGGCCCTCGCCGAACGGCTGCACGGCACGGCCGAGTTCGTGGACGAGGGACTCGGCCACGCGATCACCGCCGCCATCCAGCGGCTGCGCCGGGTGCACACCCCCCAGCTGCCGATCGAAGTGACCGTGCGGCCCTCCGTGCGCCAGGTCTCGCTCAGCGAGAAGGCGCCCCGGCCGCGCCGCCTCGGCGGGCTGCCCCGGCCCGGCCGGCCGCACTGCTGGAGCTTCCCGACCTACCAGTGGGAGCAGGGCAGACGCGACTACCTGCTCACCCTGGTCGCCGACTCCGACGCCGACCCGCTGGAGACCGAGCTGCAGTTCGCCACGGTCTCCGTCGGCGATGTCCACGCGCCCGTCCTCGCCCGCTGGCACCTGCCCGGGCAGTCCCCGCCCCGGGCCCGGACGGGCGGCGACAGCGTGCGTGACCTCACCGCCACCGGCACGATGCGCAGCGCTCTTCGCCGGGGACTCGTCGCTCTGCGGGAACACCGGCGGGACGTCGCCGAGTACCACCTGGGGCTGGCCGCCCGGCTGGCGGTGCAGTTCGGCACGGACTGGGTGCTGGAGGAGATCCGCGCGGTCGCCCACATCGAGGACGCGGCCGCCGGGCGGGTCCGGCTGCGCAGCGTCGACGCCCACACCCTCGGCCCGATGATCCTGCGCGCCGGGTCCCGTCCCGGCGGCCCCCCGGCCGAGGCCGTCGGCGCGCGGCCGGGTCCGCGCTGCGGCGGCTGCGGCGCGCCGGCCGGGAGCGAGGCCCGTTACTGCATCGCGTGCGGGGAGAAGCTGCTGTGA
- a CDS encoding DUF3592 domain-containing protein, whose translation MTTPHLVLRGGGVVARLVHDGLLLERAGEEVAIPFAAVERVTVDGRRAAIELTAPDGTAPHVHCVEDGSAAAVAAFADAVNRLLPRRARDEPRADGSTLVGVRPLAVRERRMTAGDAALIVPLLAAGALTVAVGVAGGARYSAMLVPAFVGILIGWLTSYLPGRSLYRSWRLRKHGVTVVAQFSHDVDRMRAYRYTDTSGESHVCTTTGHGRRIEVMYDPGDPSRAVVRESPAARGTTAVLGLVGLATLGGTLWYAYLVVSDAFAG comes from the coding sequence ATGACGACGCCGCACCTCGTCCTGCGAGGCGGCGGCGTGGTGGCACGGCTGGTGCACGACGGGCTGCTGCTGGAGCGGGCGGGCGAGGAGGTGGCCATACCGTTCGCGGCGGTCGAACGGGTCACGGTGGACGGGCGGCGTGCCGCGATCGAACTGACCGCGCCGGACGGCACCGCGCCGCACGTCCACTGCGTCGAGGACGGGAGCGCGGCCGCGGTCGCCGCGTTCGCCGACGCCGTCAACCGTCTGCTGCCGCGGCGGGCGCGGGACGAGCCGCGCGCCGACGGCTCCACGCTCGTCGGCGTGCGCCCCCTGGCGGTCCGTGAACGGCGGATGACCGCGGGGGACGCGGCCCTGATCGTCCCGCTCCTGGCGGCCGGGGCCCTGACGGTGGCCGTGGGCGTGGCCGGGGGAGCGCGCTACTCGGCGATGCTGGTGCCCGCGTTCGTCGGCATCCTCATCGGCTGGCTGACCTCCTACCTGCCGGGCAGGAGCCTGTACCGGTCGTGGCGGCTGCGGAAGCACGGCGTCACGGTGGTCGCGCAGTTCTCGCACGACGTCGACCGGATGAGGGCGTACCGCTACACGGACACCAGCGGGGAGAGCCACGTGTGCACCACCACCGGCCACGGACGGCGGATCGAGGTCATGTACGACCCGGGGGACCCCTCACGGGCCGTGGTCCGCGAGTCCCCCGCGGCACGCGGCACGACAGCCGTCCTGGGGCTCGTGGGGCTCGCCACCCTCGGCGGCACCCTCTGGTACGCGTACCTGGTGGTCAGCGACGCGTTCGCCGGCTGA
- a CDS encoding glycosyltransferase family 2 protein, with the protein MSDTPGPAALISYVLPVFNEQDGIRRFHDELVAALRTRPELSCELVYVNDGSSDASLEILRDLAKNDPRVRVVDLARNFGHQMAITAGLDEARGDAVIVMDTDLQDPPRVSLELVDAWRDGAEVVHARRRSRRDTLFKRVTAAAYYRVLRACTEVDIPLDTGDFRLLDRRVADELRRYRERSRFVRGIVASMGFVQTEVHFDRDERFAGETKYPLRKMARLAVDGVTGFSTVPLKLITRLGFVVLALSLAGIGYALAMKAFRPDITVSGWTMLMVVVLFLGGVQMLSLGVLGSYIGRTYSEAQGRPLYIVRQVVRHGGD; encoded by the coding sequence ATGTCAGACACACCCGGTCCCGCGGCGCTCATCAGTTACGTGCTGCCGGTGTTCAACGAGCAGGACGGCATCCGGCGCTTCCACGACGAGCTGGTGGCCGCGCTCCGTACCCGCCCCGAGCTCTCGTGCGAGCTGGTGTACGTCAACGACGGCTCGTCCGACGCGTCACTGGAGATCCTCCGCGACCTGGCGAAGAACGATCCGCGGGTGCGCGTGGTCGACCTCGCGCGCAACTTCGGGCACCAGATGGCGATCACGGCCGGACTGGACGAGGCGCGCGGTGACGCGGTGATCGTGATGGACACCGATCTGCAGGACCCGCCGCGGGTGAGCCTCGAGCTCGTCGACGCGTGGCGGGACGGCGCGGAGGTCGTGCACGCGCGGCGCCGGTCCCGGCGGGACACGCTGTTCAAGCGGGTGACGGCGGCCGCCTACTACCGGGTGCTCCGGGCGTGCACGGAGGTCGACATCCCCCTGGACACGGGGGACTTCCGGCTGCTGGACCGGCGGGTCGCCGACGAGCTGCGGCGCTACCGGGAGCGCAGCCGGTTCGTGCGGGGCATCGTCGCCTCGATGGGCTTCGTCCAGACCGAGGTGCACTTCGACCGCGACGAGCGGTTCGCCGGGGAGACCAAGTACCCGCTGCGGAAGATGGCGCGGCTGGCGGTCGACGGGGTGACGGGCTTCTCCACGGTGCCGCTGAAGCTGATCACGCGCCTGGGGTTCGTGGTGCTGGCACTGTCCCTCGCGGGCATCGGGTACGCGCTGGCGATGAAGGCGTTCCGGCCCGACATCACGGTCTCCGGCTGGACCATGCTCATGGTCGTCGTGCTGTTCCTGGGCGGCGTGCAGATGCTGTCGCTCGGGGTGCTCGGTTCCTACATCGGGCGGACGTACAGCGAGGCGCAGGGGCGGCCGCTGTACATCGTCCGGCAGGTGGTCCGCCATGGCGGTGACTGA
- a CDS encoding tetratricopeptide repeat protein gives MTTCPHRRFTGAPCGGTVLPTGHCAACGRAQDGPGLPALPDDPRELGPRELLALPEREPRPAGERLVRPEAPLRINMVCSSADCGIAFVPPYTEGPVPIKGFCPVCGERYSYQPELSEGDMLRDQYRIMGPIAHGGQGWVYLAEDTHLGDVVAVKGLLNRYEHDGARLADVERRNLVAIRHPRIVQIRDFVARRDGTGQVTGGYIVMDDVGDGTLAKVVEEVRRGESVLDIEHVAAYGCQILEAFVHLHADGDRVFVYGDMKPSNVVHHRDGVKVIDLGGMREQGQTQPPAHVTPDYMAPETGTSAAPTVAHDLHTVGVTLRELARWAVTEVPGLGTASFQRVVDRAVRTDPGRRFADAREMVGQLRGALREIRALRGKSDPPEPSDYFRPSAQLLGARLGTVPGIEHWLDRPRRDRYAPPVAPPLDLGAPTPGEIAGCLPVPRPYPGDPQAVRFAVSSGYDPGQLLRQEDDKPRSVEICLHNVRVLLGRNTHRDLRRAQEELDTADSIPGPSAVRRWRLEWHRALLALRSADLDDDPRQVAGARAHFTQVHLELPGEYAPKLALAYCAERLDDDPAEPSARELYEAVFARNPAHGGAALGLARLALRAHDRRAAIDVLGRVRQGTLDHTVARIASLRIRAARLPGDGDPLPLPAEVDAALAELHGLVGRRPGAGEPSLSEDEALRLSTEFHEWKLDAVYSLSDRPGSPGRGAGRLDARALRRLSAPERALRRQVESHYRRLAERHRESAAAHEHLVDLMHAVRPQTVF, from the coding sequence ATGACGACCTGTCCGCACCGGCGCTTCACCGGTGCCCCCTGCGGCGGCACCGTGCTGCCCACCGGCCACTGCGCCGCGTGCGGCCGCGCGCAGGACGGCCCCGGGCTGCCCGCCCTGCCCGATGACCCGCGGGAACTCGGCCCTCGCGAGCTCCTCGCGCTCCCCGAGCGAGAGCCACGTCCCGCCGGGGAACGCCTCGTCCGCCCCGAGGCGCCGCTGCGCATCAACATGGTCTGCTCGTCCGCCGACTGCGGCATCGCCTTCGTCCCGCCCTACACCGAGGGCCCGGTGCCGATCAAGGGATTCTGCCCGGTCTGCGGCGAGCGCTACTCGTACCAGCCCGAGCTCTCCGAGGGCGACATGCTGCGCGACCAGTACAGGATCATGGGGCCCATCGCGCACGGCGGCCAGGGCTGGGTCTACCTCGCCGAGGACACCCACCTCGGTGACGTCGTCGCCGTCAAGGGACTGCTCAACCGGTACGAGCACGACGGCGCCCGGCTCGCCGACGTCGAACGCCGCAACCTCGTCGCCATCCGCCATCCCCGCATCGTCCAGATCCGCGACTTCGTCGCGCGGAGGGACGGCACCGGGCAGGTCACCGGCGGCTACATCGTCATGGACGACGTCGGTGACGGCACCCTCGCGAAGGTCGTCGAGGAGGTCCGGCGCGGTGAGTCCGTCCTCGACATCGAGCACGTCGCGGCGTACGGCTGCCAGATCCTCGAAGCCTTCGTCCACCTGCACGCCGACGGCGACCGGGTGTTCGTGTACGGCGACATGAAGCCCTCGAACGTCGTGCACCACAGGGACGGCGTCAAGGTCATCGACCTCGGCGGCATGCGCGAGCAGGGCCAGACCCAGCCGCCCGCCCACGTCACGCCCGACTACATGGCGCCCGAGACCGGGACGTCGGCCGCGCCGACCGTCGCCCACGACCTGCACACCGTCGGCGTCACCCTGCGGGAACTCGCCCGCTGGGCCGTCACCGAGGTGCCCGGCCTCGGCACCGCCTCCTTCCAGCGGGTCGTCGACCGCGCCGTACGGACCGATCCGGGCCGCCGCTTCGCCGACGCCCGCGAGATGGTCGGCCAGCTGCGCGGCGCCCTGCGGGAGATCCGTGCGCTGCGCGGCAAGAGCGACCCGCCCGAGCCGTCCGACTACTTCCGGCCGTCCGCCCAGCTGCTCGGCGCCCGGCTCGGCACGGTGCCGGGCATCGAGCACTGGCTGGACCGCCCCCGCCGCGACCGGTACGCGCCGCCCGTGGCGCCGCCCCTCGACCTCGGCGCCCCCACGCCCGGCGAGATCGCCGGCTGTCTGCCGGTGCCGAGGCCCTATCCGGGCGATCCGCAGGCCGTGCGGTTCGCGGTGAGCAGCGGCTACGACCCGGGCCAGCTCCTCCGCCAGGAGGACGACAAGCCGCGCTCGGTGGAGATCTGCCTGCACAACGTGCGCGTCCTGCTGGGCCGGAACACCCACAGGGACCTGCGGCGGGCCCAGGAGGAGCTCGACACGGCCGACTCCATCCCCGGGCCGTCCGCCGTGCGCCGGTGGCGGCTGGAGTGGCACCGCGCGCTGCTCGCGCTGCGCAGCGCCGACCTCGACGACGACCCGCGGCAGGTCGCCGGGGCCAGGGCCCACTTCACGCAGGTCCACCTCGAACTGCCCGGTGAGTACGCGCCCAAGCTGGCCCTCGCCTACTGCGCGGAGCGGCTCGACGACGACCCGGCCGAGCCGTCGGCCAGGGAACTGTACGAGGCGGTGTTCGCCCGCAACCCCGCGCACGGCGGCGCCGCCCTCGGCCTGGCCAGGCTCGCGCTGCGCGCGCACGACCGCCGGGCGGCCATCGACGTGCTCGGCCGGGTCCGGCAGGGCACGCTGGACCACACCGTCGCCCGGATCGCCTCCCTGCGCATCCGTGCGGCCCGGCTGCCCGGAGACGGTGATCCGCTGCCCCTGCCCGCCGAGGTCGACGCGGCGCTGGCCGAACTGCACGGCCTCGTGGGCCGGAGGCCGGGCGCCGGGGAGCCGAGCCTGTCCGAGGACGAGGCGCTGCGCCTGAGCACCGAGTTCCACGAATGGAAACTGGACGCGGTGTACAGCCTCAGCGACCGTCCCGGCTCCCCGGGAAGGGGGGCCGGGCGGCTCGACGCCCGCGCCCTGAGGCGCCTGAGCGCGCCGGAGCGCGCGTTGCGCCGGCAGGTGGAGTCGCACTACCGGCGGCTGGCGGAACGCCATCGGGAGTCGGCCGCCGCCCACGAGCACCTCGTGGACCTCATGCACGCGGTACGGCCCCAGACCGTGTTCTGA
- a CDS encoding NAD(P)/FAD-dependent oxidoreductase, with protein sequence MNLGIIGAGATGLTAAYDAVKAGHTVTVLEAADELGGLAASLTVRGTPLERYYHHIFRSDHAMIELIEELGLGASLRFHRPTTGIYRAGRLRPFSTPAQMLRFLPPLPALRFAVSSAALKAVRRGERFNDRTALGWLRRWAGRRATQEIWEPLLRGKFGERAEEVSMAWLWARVHCRTFELGYVHGGFEKVYAALADAVAGRGGKIEFGKRLERIRQEGDTVTVETGDGASYGFDHLVVTTPQPVFARAAGLPADDLVWRNQYLGATCFVLELDRSLIPYYWLNVNDTDFPFLAVVEHTRMVDPAEYGGKHVVYVGNYVPRDDWRFTSDPEDLLEAYVPWLRRLNPDFDRSWITGSHFSRAPFAQPVVTPEYRALIPPHETAMSRVTLATMAQVYPQDRGQNYAVAMAHRVTELIGAR encoded by the coding sequence GTGAACCTGGGCATCATCGGCGCCGGCGCCACCGGACTGACCGCCGCCTACGACGCGGTCAAGGCCGGGCACACGGTCACGGTGCTGGAGGCGGCCGACGAGCTGGGCGGCCTGGCCGCCTCGCTGACCGTGCGGGGCACACCGCTGGAACGCTACTACCACCACATCTTCCGCTCCGACCACGCCATGATCGAGCTGATCGAGGAGCTGGGCCTGGGCGCGTCCCTGCGCTTCCACCGGCCCACCACCGGCATCTACCGCGCCGGCCGGCTGCGCCCGTTCAGCACCCCGGCGCAGATGCTGCGCTTCCTGCCCCCGCTGCCGGCGCTGCGCTTCGCGGTCTCCTCCGCCGCGCTGAAGGCCGTGCGCAGGGGCGAGCGCTTCAACGACCGCACGGCGCTGGGCTGGCTGCGCCGCTGGGCCGGGCGGCGGGCCACGCAGGAGATCTGGGAGCCGCTGCTGCGCGGCAAGTTCGGGGAGCGTGCCGAGGAGGTGTCCATGGCCTGGCTGTGGGCCCGGGTGCACTGCCGCACCTTCGAACTGGGCTATGTGCACGGCGGGTTCGAGAAGGTGTACGCGGCGCTCGCGGACGCGGTCGCCGGGCGCGGCGGGAAGATCGAGTTCGGCAAGCGGCTGGAGCGGATCCGCCAGGAGGGCGACACGGTCACGGTGGAGACCGGGGACGGGGCCTCGTACGGCTTCGACCACCTGGTCGTCACCACCCCGCAGCCCGTCTTCGCCCGGGCCGCGGGGCTGCCCGCCGACGACCTGGTGTGGCGCAACCAGTACCTCGGCGCCACCTGCTTCGTGCTGGAGCTGGACCGCAGCCTCATCCCGTACTACTGGCTCAACGTCAACGACACCGACTTCCCGTTCCTCGCCGTCGTCGAGCACACCCGGATGGTGGACCCGGCGGAGTACGGCGGCAAGCACGTCGTGTACGTCGGGAACTACGTGCCGCGCGACGACTGGCGCTTCACCTCCGACCCGGAGGACCTGCTGGAGGCGTACGTCCCCTGGCTGCGGCGGCTGAACCCGGACTTCGACCGCTCCTGGATCACCGGGTCGCACTTCTCCCGCGCCCCCTTCGCGCAGCCCGTCGTCACCCCGGAGTACCGGGCGCTGATCCCGCCGCACGAGACGGCGATGAGCCGGGTCACGCTGGCCACCATGGCGCAGGTCTACCCGCAGGACCGGGGGCAGAACTACGCGGTGGCGATGGCGCACCGGGTCACGGAGCTGATCGGCGCGCGATGA
- a CDS encoding extracellular solute-binding protein encodes MTRRFNVLVFVVVMLLITAGGMVVVWAQHDDEEPVTILGTWTAGQAERFETVLRGFGIPFRYQGTAAQREVLLSKVQSGEPPDIVIMPGIGELAEYADQNLLEPLNGLYDPREYGAPWKPTGSPSEHVYWVPVKADLKSIVWYRRGHPPAGAPAPMRSWCVGMGDDGASGWPGTDWIEDLVLQREGPDVYEKWALGTGGTKWWRSDPVRTAWEAWAGLLRQDRDAAEHALLTDHRGAPDGNGLLFEGWGGCTLEHQGSFAPSFYKDDAGHARLVDSAPLLPGGGRVRAHEVTGDFAALFSDRPQARALIRRLASEEGQRKWADLADVFSANRRVKPQGGAVERGIARRLGEGPRCLDASDVMAPAVRDAFYEAVLLTIARAAAGQDPDIPGLLGDVQRVQDARSAQGADSRAAPKRVCSTR; translated from the coding sequence GTGACCCGGCGGTTCAACGTGCTGGTCTTCGTCGTGGTCATGCTGCTGATCACCGCCGGGGGCATGGTGGTGGTCTGGGCGCAGCACGACGACGAGGAGCCGGTGACCATCCTCGGGACGTGGACGGCCGGGCAGGCGGAGCGGTTCGAGACCGTGCTGCGGGGCTTCGGCATCCCCTTCCGCTACCAGGGCACCGCCGCCCAGCGGGAGGTGCTGCTCTCCAAGGTGCAGTCGGGGGAGCCCCCGGACATCGTGATCATGCCGGGCATCGGCGAGCTCGCCGAGTACGCCGACCAGAACCTCCTCGAGCCGCTGAACGGTCTCTACGACCCGCGGGAGTACGGCGCGCCCTGGAAACCGACCGGCTCGCCCTCCGAGCACGTCTACTGGGTGCCGGTCAAGGCGGACCTGAAGAGCATCGTCTGGTACCGCCGGGGCCACCCGCCGGCCGGCGCACCGGCCCCGATGAGGAGCTGGTGCGTCGGCATGGGGGACGACGGCGCCTCCGGCTGGCCCGGGACCGACTGGATCGAGGACCTCGTGCTGCAGCGGGAGGGCCCGGACGTCTACGAGAAGTGGGCCCTGGGCACGGGCGGGACGAAGTGGTGGCGCAGCGATCCGGTGCGCACCGCCTGGGAGGCGTGGGCCGGTCTGCTCCGCCAGGACAGGGACGCGGCCGAGCACGCCCTGCTCACCGACCACCGCGGCGCCCCGGACGGCAACGGGCTGCTGTTCGAGGGCTGGGGCGGGTGCACCCTGGAGCACCAGGGGTCCTTCGCGCCCTCCTTCTACAAGGACGACGCGGGGCACGCGCGCCTGGTGGACTCCGCTCCGCTCCTGCCCGGAGGCGGCCGGGTGCGGGCCCACGAGGTGACCGGCGACTTCGCGGCGCTGTTCAGCGACCGTCCCCAGGCCCGTGCGCTGATCCGCCGGCTGGCCTCCGAGGAGGGGCAGCGGAAGTGGGCCGATCTGGCGGACGTCTTCTCGGCGAACCGCCGGGTGAAGCCGCAGGGCGGTGCGGTCGAACGCGGGATCGCACGACGGCTCGGTGAGGGGCCCCGCTGCCTGGACGCCTCGGACGTCATGGCGCCCGCCGTGCGGGACGCCTTCTACGAGGCCGTCCTGCTGACCATCGCGAGGGCCGCCGCCGGTCAGGACCCCGACATCCCGGGCCTCCTCGGGGACGTGCAGAGGGTGCAGGACGCCCGGTCCGCGCAGGGCGCCGACAGCAGGGCGGCCCCGAAGAGGGTGTGCAGTACGCGGTGA
- a CDS encoding PP2C family protein-serine/threonine phosphatase, whose protein sequence is MVCVPIALIVVVVLIDVLAPPHIHLGPLLVAAPAITASFAGPRLTGLVAALAVAAQALIAVLRDRDELFSANHQAQIAALVLVGASLVVFCVVRERHARELSQVRYVSETAQRVVLRPLPHRIGPLRVASLYLAAEAEAQIGGDLYAIARTGHGTRLIVGDVRGKGMTAVGDAALLLGAFRGAAHRQADLVELVTYLDGSVCWDLAEPGETDRSGETFITATVLDIPDDDDRVDMIDCGHPPPILVRGGRARVINAYQAAPPLGLGDLARPRYHVDSFGFEAGDLLLLYTDGITEARDSAGAFYPLAERIDGWTEDDPAAFLHRLRRDLLDHVGGHMGDDAAMIAIGRAPASRP, encoded by the coding sequence ATGGTCTGCGTCCCGATCGCGCTGATCGTGGTGGTGGTCCTGATCGACGTGCTCGCGCCGCCCCACATCCACCTGGGTCCCCTGCTGGTGGCGGCCCCGGCGATCACCGCGTCGTTCGCCGGTCCCCGGCTGACGGGACTGGTCGCCGCCCTCGCGGTGGCGGCTCAGGCGCTCATCGCGGTACTGCGCGACCGGGACGAGTTGTTCTCGGCGAACCACCAGGCGCAGATCGCCGCCCTGGTCCTGGTCGGTGCGAGCCTCGTGGTCTTCTGCGTCGTCCGGGAGCGCCACGCCAGGGAACTGTCGCAGGTGAGATACGTCTCCGAGACGGCGCAGCGCGTGGTTCTCCGACCACTGCCCCACCGGATCGGGCCGCTGCGAGTCGCCTCCCTCTACCTCGCCGCCGAGGCCGAGGCCCAGATCGGCGGTGACCTGTACGCGATCGCGCGCACGGGGCACGGCACCCGGCTGATCGTGGGTGACGTGCGGGGCAAGGGCATGACCGCCGTCGGTGACGCCGCCCTGCTGCTCGGCGCGTTCCGGGGCGCCGCCCACCGCCAGGCGGACCTGGTGGAACTCGTGACCTACCTCGACGGGAGCGTGTGCTGGGACCTGGCCGAACCCGGTGAGACGGACCGGTCCGGGGAGACCTTCATCACCGCCACCGTCCTGGACATCCCCGACGACGACGACCGGGTCGACATGATCGACTGCGGGCACCCGCCCCCGATCCTCGTGCGCGGCGGCCGTGCCAGGGTGATCAACGCCTACCAGGCCGCGCCTCCGCTGGGCCTGGGCGATCTGGCTCGCCCCCGCTACCACGTGGACAGCTTCGGGTTCGAGGCGGGAGACCTCCTGCTGCTCTACACGGACGGGATCACCGAGGCCCGCGACTCCGCCGGCGCCTTCTATCCGCTCGCCGAGCGCATCGACGGCTGGACCGAGGACGACCCCGCCGCCTTCCTGCACCGCCTCCGGCGTGATCTGCTGGACCACGTCGGCGGGCACATGGGCGACGACGCCGCCATGATCGCGATCGGGCGCGCGCCCGCGTCCCGGCCGTGA
- a CDS encoding serine protease — protein MGELRADWRLRLRRENAHGPICGAGVLVDQYTALTCAHVVRHPDAVMWLEFAENSALAPVSARVMPGGWLPEGADGEDVAVLRLDSPRPQARRAPLEPGLWGGMEVYATGYAEGFDDGMSLWGRIGGASGERVQLDAVTRAEVVRSGFSGAAVCTRPREGSPARVVGLVVSWRGDLGEPLPEDNRLSFSYLIPVDRIAELSPVIKELVSPGAWDRGFEERLTRWFDDPDEDPVKITVVPPGSGRDRSLRHLTHRAHVVHRGGASRPDLIDHALDRITFTPGEYLAYWDWLRGAKPRPARPAGHVTGRPATVLVDGLDEEPHPGPLIDVLARLRVLGFRLLLVFRHEGGSGWAASRDRLLRPALLHHADTLLDRLQRAEFSRAIRRDVVDSASLGSVTETADRHRAARRLLDDVRDPQQQLARLRALIKALRADLSHHGDR, from the coding sequence ATGGGGGAACTGCGTGCGGACTGGAGGCTCAGGCTGCGGCGCGAGAACGCGCACGGCCCCATTTGCGGCGCCGGTGTGCTCGTCGACCAGTACACGGCGCTGACCTGTGCGCACGTGGTGCGCCACCCGGACGCCGTCATGTGGCTGGAGTTCGCCGAGAACAGCGCGCTCGCACCGGTCTCGGCACGCGTCATGCCCGGCGGCTGGCTGCCGGAGGGCGCCGACGGCGAGGACGTCGCCGTGCTGCGCCTGGACAGCCCCCGCCCGCAGGCGCGCCGCGCCCCGCTGGAACCCGGGCTGTGGGGCGGGATGGAGGTGTACGCGACCGGTTACGCGGAGGGCTTCGACGACGGCATGAGCCTGTGGGGGCGCATCGGCGGCGCCAGCGGTGAGCGGGTGCAGCTCGACGCCGTCACCAGGGCGGAGGTGGTGCGCTCCGGCTTCAGCGGCGCCGCGGTGTGCACCCGGCCCCGGGAGGGTTCTCCCGCCCGTGTGGTCGGTCTCGTCGTCAGCTGGCGCGGTGACCTGGGCGAACCGCTGCCCGAGGACAACCGGCTGTCCTTCTCGTATCTGATCCCCGTCGACCGCATCGCCGAACTCTCACCGGTCATCAAGGAGTTGGTCAGTCCGGGGGCCTGGGACCGCGGCTTCGAGGAGCGGTTGACCCGGTGGTTCGACGACCCCGACGAGGACCCGGTGAAGATCACCGTGGTGCCTCCGGGCAGCGGCAGGGACCGCTCGCTGCGCCATCTGACGCACCGCGCCCACGTCGTCCACCGCGGTGGCGCCAGCAGGCCGGACCTCATCGACCACGCGCTGGACCGGATCACCTTCACGCCCGGCGAGTACCTGGCCTACTGGGACTGGCTGCGCGGTGCCAAGCCCCGGCCCGCGCGGCCGGCCGGCCATGTGACCGGCCGGCCGGCCACGGTCCTCGTCGACGGTCTCGACGAGGAGCCCCATCCGGGTCCGCTGATCGACGTCCTGGCCCGGTTACGGGTGCTCGGCTTCCGGCTGCTGCTCGTCTTCCGCCACGAGGGCGGCTCCGGCTGGGCCGCGTCCCGCGACCGGCTCCTGCGGCCCGCGCTCCTCCACCACGCGGACACGCTGCTCGACCGCCTGCAGCGCGCCGAGTTCAGCCGGGCGATCCGCCGCGACGTCGTCGACAGCGCCTCCCTCGGCTCCGTGACCGAGACGGCCGACCGGCACCGGGCCGCGCGCCGCCTGCTCGACGACGTGCGGGACCCGCAGCAGCAACTCGCCCGGCTGCGCGCGCTGATCAAGGCCCTGCGCGCCGACCTGAGCCACCACGGAGACCGGTGA
- a CDS encoding GtrA family protein has product MAVTDAPARTGRRPRGLRQLAGYTLVGGSGVALDLAAFALLHNVLGWHEQLANGASTTLGITNNFVLNAVFVFGRRDRLLLRLVRFYAVGTCGIALTFGLLWLFAGRLGIDPNLVKAASLPLVLAVQFVLNRKWSFA; this is encoded by the coding sequence ATGGCGGTGACTGACGCGCCCGCCCGGACCGGGCGGCGCCCCCGGGGCCTTCGGCAGCTGGCCGGCTACACGCTCGTCGGCGGCAGCGGAGTCGCCCTGGACCTGGCCGCGTTCGCGCTCCTCCACAACGTGCTCGGGTGGCACGAGCAGCTCGCCAACGGCGCCTCCACCACCCTGGGCATCACCAACAACTTCGTCCTCAACGCGGTGTTCGTCTTCGGCAGGCGCGACCGGCTGCTGCTTCGCCTGGTGCGCTTCTACGCCGTGGGGACGTGCGGCATCGCGCTCACCTTCGGGCTGCTGTGGCTCTTCGCCGGCCGCCTCGGGATCGACCCGAACCTGGTCAAGGCCGCCTCCCTGCCGCTGGTCCTGGCGGTGCAGTTCGTGCTCAACCGGAAGTGGAGCTTCGCGTGA